One window of the Chanos chanos chromosome 11, fChaCha1.1, whole genome shotgun sequence genome contains the following:
- the LOC115823766 gene encoding von Willebrand factor A domain-containing protein 7-like, producing MIANPVIITAVLLLVQPGALAFLILSRNSMTHQEITASAILQKTAEVCKARAEQQGQNFVTPNPLTAESLAAACSSPQSARNFRSAISEVANRNAWVDARRFGVSEFHVDDESILEGRDVITRGVDVVKANIQQQNFETARERLGETMHTLQDFYSHSNWIELGNRSPFTSLIRPDVPIDNIADRNTPTCRSCVDDNCTGNILESIITERKLTTGYTSQFNPFKPNGKCSHGGAFDLTSRFEPTGGINKDGISSEHGDLHRQAAGVAVSATSDLLEDIRVSAGDNDFLRLMGISQTFNVLCIVIDTSESMADDIVEVRRITSFIIDSKKGTTDEPSDYILVPFNDPDFGPLTRTTDAEEFKRQINAISPAGGGTDNAEMSLSGLWLALAGAPPRSEIFVFTDAEPKDVELRSTVLALIESTKSTVNFLLTNARSTRRRLSNPLNQIYQDLADASGGQAIEVTKDTLSQATSIVEDTSSSALVKLFFAVRSPAKAENFSILVDSSVTNLTIYITGISPAFTITSPSGLSQSSTEANGTLGTIQTVGNFQTVRPNNQNPTGLWQISVSSTQPYSVKVTGQSVIDFSFDVVEVFLIPHPGYTVLASRPQTTAGGNISVVLSVTGGDSVKLTEAAAVETMGTETIVGSLEELGNGEYLVTFGTAPRGSFGIRVTGQSNSTGSSQISFQRYSSTQLRTSNVSVTAVANETWTPGTTFSLPFTVETSQSGGSFSITVRNNRLYNMTFPSSLVIGNRGRANGTVTLTAPSDTPSGTDVTLTIVATDPGASDFNYAVLRLSVVAGVGPAMSLSLSLWFIMIVSFLNQILHL from the exons TCGTGACG CCAAATCCACTGACTGCTGAGTCCCTAGCAGCAGCGTGCTCATCTCCACAATCGGCGCGAAACTTTCGAAGCGCCATCAGTGAAGTCGCCAACAGAAACGCATGGGTTGATGCACGACGCTTCGGGGTCAGTGAATTCCACGTCGACGACGAGAGTATTTTGGAGGGGCGCGATGTTATCACCAGGGGAGTGGACGTTGTCAAAGCTAATATTCAGCAACAGAATTTTGAGACAGCTAGAGAAAGACTCGGAGAAACGATGCATACTTTACAG GACTTCTACAGTCACAGTAACTGGATAGAGTTGGGAAACCGGTCTCCATTCACCAGCCTTATCAGACCAGACGTGCCAATTGATAACATTGCCG ACAGGAATACACCGACATGTAGGAGCTGTGTTGATGATAACTGCACAGGAAATATCCTGGAAAGTATCATCACTGAGAGGAAGCTGACCACAGGATACACCAGCCAGTTCAATCCATTCAAACCTAATG GAAAGTGTAGCCATGGAGGAGCATTCGACCTTACCAGCAGATTTGAGCCCACCGGAGGTATCAATAAGGATGGTATCAGCTCTGAACATGGGGACCTACACAGACAGGCTGCAGGTGTGGCCGTGTCGGCCACCAGTGACCTGCTAGAAGACATAAGGGTCTCAGCTGGCGACAATGACTTCCTGAG ACTGATGGGTATCTCTCAGACATTTAACGTCCTGTGTATCGTGATTGACACCTCTGAGAGCATGGCAGACGATATTGTGGAAGTGAGACGTATCACCTCATTCATAATTGACAGCAAAAAAGGCACCACCGATGAACCCTCCGACTACATCCTGGTCCCGTTCAATGACCCTG acTTTGGGCCGCTGACAAGGACCACAGATGCTGAAGAGTTTAAAAGACAGATAAATGCAATTTCGCCTGCTGGAGGAGGAACAGATAATGCTGAGATGAGCCTGTCCGGTCTTTGG CTGGCGCTGGCAGGAGCCCCACCCAggtctgaaatatttgttttcaccGATGCTGAACCGAAAGATGTTGAACTGAGAAGCACAGTCTTGGCACTAATTGAAAGCACAAAATCAACA GTGAATTTTCTGCTAACCAACGCTCGCTCTACACGACGACGTCTGTCCAACCCCTTGAACCAGATTTATCAGGACCTTGCTGACGCTTCAGGGGGGCAGGCCATTGAGGTTACCAAGGATACGTTGTCTCAGGCCACCAGCATCGTTGAGGACACCTCCAGCTCAGCACTG GTCAAGCTATTTTTTGCTGTACGGAGCCCAGCAAAGGCAGAAAACTTCTCCATTCTTGTAGATTCGTCGGTTACAAACCTGACTATCTACATCACGGGCATCTCACCAGCTTTCACTATCACAAGCCCTTCAG GACTGTCCCAGTCTAGTACTGAGGCAAATGGAACCCTAGGAACAATTCAGACTGTGGGGAATTTCCAGACAGTGAGACCAAACAACCAGAATCCAACAGGACTGTGGCAAATCAGTGTCAGTTCCACTCAACCATACAGCGTGAAAGTCACTG GACAGAGTGTGATTGACTTCTCTTTTGACGTCGTGGAGGTTTTCCTCATACCTCATCCAGGATATACAGTGTTAGCCAGCAGGCCCCAAACGA ctGCGGGTGGGAACATATCAGTGGTGTTGTCAGTAACTGGAGGTGACTCTGTAAAGCTGACAGAGGCGGCTGCTGTTGAGACGATGGGTACAGAAACCATAGTTGGGAGCCTTGAAGAACTAGGTAATGGGGAATACCTGGTGACTTTTGGCACTGCTCCACGTGGCTCCTTTGGTATTCGTGTGACAGGTCAGAGTAACTCCACTGGATCCTCCCAAATTAGCTTCCAGAGATACTCCTCTACACAACTCAGAACCTCCAACGTGTCGGTCACG GCTGTGGCAAATGAAACATGGACACCTGGAACGACTTTCAGCCTGCCTTTCACTGTTgaaaccagccaatcaggaggCAGCTTCAGCATCACAGTCAGGAATAACCGTTTGTACAATATGACTTTCCCCAGCTCATTGGTCATTGGTAACAGGGGCAGGGCCAATGGTACAGTAACCCTCACTGCTCCCTCAGACACTCCCTCTGGTACTGATGTCACACTGACCATTGTGGCTACAGATCCTGGTGCCTCAGACTTCAACTATGCTGTACTGCGTCTCTCTGTGGTGGCTGGAGTGGGACCAGCCATGTCCCTGTCTCTGAGCCTCTGGTTCATCATGATTGTCTCCTTTCTAAACCAAATTTTACACCTCTAA
- the LOC115823767 gene encoding von Willebrand factor A domain-containing protein 7-like, which translates to MIANSVIVAAVLLLVQPGALAFQVISRTSLTHQEITMSAILQTTAEVCKARAEQQGQNFVVPDPLTVESLAAACSSPESARNFRSVINEVANRNAQVDVEHVFDEEYHFDDESFLRGRDVITSGVDTVKANIQQQNFETARERLGETMHTLQDFYSHSNWIELGNRSPFTNLIRPNLPIDNIADRNTPTCRSCVGDNCDNNILDNIIAEKKLTSGYFSLTSFSKPDGKCSHGGTFDLTSRTEPTGGINKDGFGSEHGSLHLQAANAAISATSELLEDIRASAGDNDFLRLMGISQTFNVLSIVIDTSESMADDIVEVRRITSFIIDSTNGTANEPSDYILVPFNDPDFGPLTRTTDAEEFKRLINAISPAGGGTDNAEMSLSGLWLALAGAPLRSGIFVFTDAEPKDVELRSTVLALIESTKSTVNFLLTNARSTRRPLSNPLNQIYQDLAQASGGQAIEVTKDTLPQATSIIEDTSSPALVTLFFAVRSPPKAENFSILVDSSVTNLTIYITGISPTFTITSPSGLSQSSTEANGAVGTIQTVGNFQTMRPNNQNPTGLWKISVNSSQPYSVKVIGQSLTDFSFDVVEVVQVPHPAFMVLASRPRTSGNVTLLLSVTGGDSVKLTEVAAVETMGTETIDGSLEELGNGEYLATFTTVPRGSFGIRVTGQDNSTRSSQTSFQRYSSTQIRASNVSVTAVANGTWTPGSTFNVPFTVETSQSGGSFSITVRNNRLYNMTFPSSLVIGNGGRANGTVTLTAPSDTPSCTDVTLTIVATDPGASDFNYAVLRLSVVAGVGPAVSLSLSLWFIMIVSFLNQILHL; encoded by the exons ATGATCGCAAATTCGGTCATTGTCGCCGCTGTCCTTCTCCTCGTTCAACCTGGAGCTCTGGCGTTCCAGGTTATATCCCgcacatcactcactcaccaagAAATAACGATGTCAGCTATTCTACAAACGACTGCTGAGGTGTGCAAGGCACGCGCTGAACAACAGGGACAGAACTTCGTGGTG CCGGACCCGCTGACTGTGGAATCGCTGGCTGCGGCCTGCTCATCTCCAGAATCGGCTCGAAATTTTCGAAGTGTCATCAATGAAGTCGCCAACAGAAACGCACAGGTGGACGTAGAACACGTTTTCGACGAAGAATACCACTTCGACGATGAGAGTTTTTTGCGGGGGCGTGATGTCATTACGAGCGGAGTGGACACTGTCAAAGCTAATATTCAACAGCAGAATTTcgagacagcgagagaaagacTCGGAGAAACGATGCATACCTTACAG GACTTCTACAGTCACAGCAACTGGATAGAGCTGGGAAACCGGTCTCCATTCACCAACCTTATCAGACCAAACCTCCCAATTGACAATATTGCag ACAGGAATACCCCAACATGTAGGAGCTGTGTTGGTGATAACTGTGACAACAATATCCTAGACAACATCATCGCTGAGAAGAAGTTGACCTCAGGATACTTCAGCCTCACCTCATTTTCCAAACCTGATG GAAAGTGTAGTCATGGAGGGACATTCGATCTTACGAGTAGAACTGAGCCCACTGGAGGGATCAACAAAGATGGTTTTGGCTCTGAGCACGGGAGCTTGCACCTCCAGGCTGCAAATGCAGCCATATCCGCCACCAGTGAACTGTTAGAAGACATAAGAGCTTCAGCCGGCGACAATGATTTCCTGAG ATTGATGGGTATCTCTCAGACATTTAATGTCCTGAGTATCGTGATTGACACCTCTGAGAGTATGGCAGATGATATTGTGGAAGTGAGACGTATCACCTCATTCATAATTGACAGCACGAATGGCACCGCCAATGAACCCTCTGACTACATCCTGGTCCCGTTCAATGACCCTG ACTTTGGGCCACTAACAAGGACCACAGATGCTGAAGAGTTCAAAAGACTAATAAATGCAATTTCCCCTGCTGGAGGAGGCACAGATAATGCTGAGATGAGCCTATCAGGGCTTTGG CTGGCGCTGGCAGGAGCCCCACTCAGATCTGGaatatttgttttcactgatgcTGAACCGAAAGACGTTGAGCTGAGAAGCACAGTGTTGGCACTTATCGAAAGCACAAAATCGACA GTGAATTTTCTGCTAACCAACGCTCGCTCTACACGACGTCCTCTGTCCAACCCCTTGAATCAGATTTATCAGGACCTTGCTCAAGCTTCAGGTGGGCAGGCCATTGAAGTTACCAAGGATACTTTGCCTCAGGCCACCAGCATTATTGAGGACACCTCCAGCCCAGCTCTG GTCACGCTGTTTTTTGCTGTGCGGAGCCCGCCAAAGGCAGAAAACTTCTCCATTCTTGTAGATTCGTCGGTTACAAACCTGACTATCTACATCACGGGCATCTCACCAACTTTCACTATCACAAGCCCTTCAG GACTGTCCCAGTCTAGTACTGAGGCAAATGGAGCTGTAGGAACAATTCAGACTGTGGGGAATTTCCAGACAATGAGACCAAACAACCAGAATCCAACAGGACTGTGGAAAATCAGTGTCAATTCCTCTCAACCATACAGCGTGAAAGTCATTG GACAGAGTTTGACTGACTTCTCTTTTGATGTAGTGGAGGTTGTCCAGGTGCCTCATCCAGCATTTATGGTGTTAGCCAGCAGGCCCCGAACCA GTGGGAATGTAACATTGCTGCTGTCAGTAACTGGAGGTGACTCTGTAAAACTGACAGAAGTAGCTGCTGTCGAGACGATGGGTACAGAAACCATAGATGGGAGCCTTGAAGAACTGGGTAATGGGGAATACCTGGCTACTTTTACAACTGTCCCACGAGGCTCCTTTGGTATTCGTGTGACAGGCCAGGATAACTCCACTCGATCCTCCCAAACTAGTTTCCAGAGATACTCCTCTACTCAAATCAGAGCCTCCAATGTGTCAGTTACG GCTGTGGCAAATGGAACATGGACACCTGGATCGACTTTCAACGTGCCCTTCACTGTTGAAACCAGCCAATCAGGGGGCAGCTTCAGCATCACCGTCAGGAATAACCGTTTGTACAATATGACTTTCCCCAGCTCATTGGTCATTGGTAACGGGGGCAGGGCCAATGGTACAGTAACCCTCACTGCTCCCTCAGACACGCCCTCTTGTACTGATGTCACACTGACCATTGTGGCTACAGATCCTGGTGCCTCAGACTTCAACTATGCAGTACTGCGTCTCTCTGTGGTGGCTGGAGTGGGACCAGCCGTGTCCCTGTCTCTGAGCCTCTGGTTCATCATGATTGTCTCCTTTCTAAACCAAATTTTACACCTCTAA
- the LOC115823768 gene encoding von Willebrand factor A domain-containing protein 7-like, whose product MMIANLVIVAAVLLLVQPGALAFQVISRTSLTHQQITKSAILQTTAEVCKARAEQQGQNFVMPDPLTVELLAAACSSPESARNFRSVINDVNTRNAQVDVRHVLDEEYHFDDESFLRGRDVITSGVDTVKANIQQQNFETARERLGETMHTLQDFYSHSNWIELGNRSPFTNLIRPNLPIDNIADRNTPTCRSCVGDNCDNNILDNIIAEKKLTSGYFSLTSFSKPDGKCSHGGKLDFTSRTEPTGGINKDGFGSEHGSLHLQAANAAISATSELLEDIRASAGDNDFLRLMGISQIFNVLCIVIDTSESMADDIAEVRRITSFIIDSKKGTTDEPSDYILVPFNDPDFGPLTRTTDAEEFKRLINAISLAGGGTDNAEMSLSGLWLALAGAPLRSGIFVFTDAEPKDAELKSTVLALIESTKSTVNFLLTNARSKRRRLSNPLNQIYQDLADASGGQTIEVTKDTLPQATSIIEDSSNPALVTLFFAVRSPPKAEHFSIIVDSSVTKLNIYITGISPTFTITSPSGLSQSSTEANGAVGTIQTVGNFQTMRPNNQNPTGLWQITVGSTQPYSVKVTGQSLTDFSFDVVEVVQVPHPAYMVLASRPRTSGNVTLLLSVTGGDSVKLTEVAAVETMGTETIDGSLEELGNGEYLATFTTAPRGSFGIRVTGQDNSTRSSQTSFQRYSSTQIRASNVSVTAVANGTWTPGSTFNVPFTVETSQSGGSFSITVRNNRLYNMTFPSSLVIGNGGRANGTVTLTAPSDTPSCTDVTMTIVATDPGASDFNYAVLRLSVVAGVGPAMSLSLSLWFIMIVSFLNQILHL is encoded by the exons ATGATGATCGCAAATCTGGTCATTGTCGCCGCTGTTCTTCTCCTCGTTCAACCTGGAGCTCTGGCGTTCCAGGTTATATCCCgcacatcactcactcaccaacaAATAACGAAGTCAGCTATTCTACAAACGACTGCTGAGGTGTGCAAGGCACGCGCTGAACAACAGGGACAGAACTTCGTGATG CCGGACCCACTGACCGTGGAATTGCTGGCTGCGGCCTGCTCATCTCCAGAATCGGCTCGAAATTTTCGAAGCGTCATCAATGACGTCAACACCAGAAACGCACAGGTGGACGTACGACACGTTCTCGACGAAGAATACCACTTCGACGATGAGAGTTTTTTGCGGGGGCGTGATGTCATTACGAGCGGAGTGGACACTGTCAAAGCTAATATTCAACAGCAGAATTTtgagacagcgagagaaagacTCGGAGAAACGATGCATACCTTACAG GACTTCTACAGTCACAGCAACTGGATAGAGCTGGGAAACCGGTCTCCATTCACCAACCTTATCAGACCAAACCTCCCAATTGACAATATTGCag ACAGGAACACCCCAACATGTAGGAGCTGTGTTGGTGATAACTGTGACAACAATATCCTAGATAACATCATCGCTGAGAAGAAGTTGACCTCAGGATACTTCAGCCTCACCTCATTTTCCAAACCTGATG GAAAGTGTAGTCATGGAGGGAAGTTAGATTTTACGAGTAGAACTGAGCCCACTGGAGGGATCAATAAAGATGGGTTTGGCTCTGAGCACGGGAGCTTGCACCTCCAGGCTGCAAATGCAGCCATATCCGCCACCAGTGAACTGTTAGAAGACATAAGAGCTTCAGCCGGCGACAATGATTTCCTGAG ATTGATGGGTATCTCTCAGATATTTAACGTTCTGTGTATCGTGATTGACACCTCTGAGAGTATGGCAGACGATATTGCGGAAGTGAGACGTATCACCTCATTCATAATTGACAGCAAGAAAGGCACCACCGATGAACCCTCTGACTACATCCTGGTCCCGTTCAATGACCCTG actttGGGCCACTAACAAGGACCACAGATGCTGAAGAGTTCAAAAGACTAATAAATGCAATTTCCCTTGCTGGAGGAGGCACAGATAATGCTGAGATGAGCCTATCAGGGCTTTGG CTGGCGCTGGCAGGAGCCCCACTCAGATCTGGaatatttgttttcactgatgcTGAACCGAAAGACGCTGAGCTGAAAAGCACAGTGTTGGCACTTATCGAAAGCACAAAATCAACA GTGAATTTTCTGCTAACCAACGCTCGCTCTAAACGACGCCGTCTGTCCAACCCCTTGAATCAGATTTATCAGGACCTTGCTGACGCTTCAGGTGGGCAGACCATTGAGGTTACCAAGGATACTTTGCCTCAGGCCACCAGCATTATTGAGGACTCCTCCAACCCAGCACTG GTCACACTGTTTTTTGCTGTGCGGAGCCCACCAAAGGCAGAACATTTCTCCATTATTGTAGATTCGTCGGTTACAAAACTGAATATCTACATCACGGGCATCTCACCAACTTTCACTATCACAAGCCCTTCAG GACTGTCCCAGTCTAGTACTGAGGCAAATGGAGCTGTAGGAACAATTCAGACTGTGGGGAATTTCCAGACAATGAGACCAAACAACCAGAATCCAACAGGACTGTGGCAAATCACTGTTGGTTCTACTCAACCATACAGCGTGAAAGTCACTG GACAGAGTTTGACTGACTTCTCTTTTGACGTAGTGGAGGTTGTCCAGGTGCCTCATCCAGCATATATGGTGTTAGCCAGCAGGCCCCGAACCA GTGGGAATGTAACATTGCTGCTGTCAGTAACTGGAGGTGACTCTGTAAAACTGACAGAAGTAGCTGCTGTCGAGACGATGGGTACAGAAACCATAGATGGGAGCCTTGAAGAACTGGGTAATGGGGAATACCTGGCTACTTTTACTACTGCCCCACGAGGCTCCTTTGGTATTCGTGTGACAGGCCAGGATAACTCCACTCGATCCTCCCAAACTAGTTTCCAGAGATACTCCTCTACTCAAATCAGAGCCTCCAATGTGTCAGTAACG GCTGTGGCAAATGGAACATGGACACCTGGATCGACTTTCAACGTGCCCTTCACTGTTgaaaccagccaatcaggaggCAGCTTCAGCATCACAGTCAGGAATAACCGTTTGTACAATATGACTTTCCCCAGCTCATTGGTCATTGGTAACGGGGGCAGGGCCAATGGTACAGTAACCCTCACTGCTCCCTCAGACACTCCCTCGTGTACTGATGTCACAATGACAATTGTGGCTACAGATCCTGGTGCCTCAGACTTCAACTATGCTGTACTGCGTCTCTCTGTGGTGGCTGGAGTGGGACCAGCCATGTCCCTGTCTCTGAGCCTCTGGTTCATCATGATTGTCTCCTTTCTAAACCAGATTTTACACCTCTAA